Proteins encoded in a region of the Takifugu flavidus isolate HTHZ2018 chromosome 8, ASM371156v2, whole genome shotgun sequence genome:
- the zgc:86609 gene encoding ER membrane protein complex subunit 3-like, with amino-acid sequence MSGPELLLDSSIRLWVVLPIVFITFFVGIIRHYVTQLLHSDKKVDLEQVSDSQVLMRSRVLRENGKYIPRQSFAMRKHYFNNAETGFFKKVKRKVVPKNPMTDSGMLTDMMKGNLTNVLPMIVIGGWINWAFSGFVITKVPFPLTLRFKPMLQRGIDLLSLDASWVSSASWYFLNVFGLRSMYSLILGQDNAADQSRLMQEQMTGAAMAMPPDPNKAFKSEWEALEIVEHKWALENVEEELMSRDLNFGGFFSQDAKSTVF; translated from the exons ATGAGTGGCCCCGAGCTCCTGCTGGACTCCAGCATTCGGCTGTGGGTGGTCCTGCCCATCGTCTTCATCACCTTCTTCGTGGGAATCATCCGCCACTACGtgacacagctgctgcacagcgaCAAAAAGGTGGACCTGGAGCAGGTCTCTGAcag TCAGGTGCTGATGCGCAGCCGCGTCCTCCGAGAGAACGGGAAGTACATCCCTCGACAG tcatTTGCTATGAGGAAACACTACTTCAACAACGCAGAAACAGGTTTCTTTaagaaggtgaagaggaaggTCGTCCCCAAGAACCCCATGACAG actCTGGCATGCTGACAGACATGATGAAGGGCAACCTGACCAACGTGCTCCCCATGATCGTGATTGGCGGATGGATTAACTGGGCCTTCTCTGGATTCGTCATCA CCAAGGTGCCGTTTCCTCTGACGCTGAGGTTCAAACCGATGCTGCAGAGAGGGATCGACCTGCTGTCCCTGGACGCCTCCTG GGTGAGCTCGGCGTCCTGGTACTTCCTGAACGTGTTTGGCCTGAGGAGCATGTACAGCCTCATCCTGGGCCAGGACAACG CTGCTGACCAGTCGCGCCTCATGCAGGAGCAGATGACCGGGGCTGCCATGGCGATGccccctgaccccaacaaggCCTTCAAG AGCGAGTGGGAGGCGCTGGAGATCGTGGAACATAAGTGGGCGCTGGAGaacgtggaggaggagctcaTGTCCAGAGACCTCAACTTTGGAGGCTTCTTCAGCCAGGACGCCAAGTCCACCGTGTTCTAG